The proteins below come from a single Procambarus clarkii isolate CNS0578487 chromosome 54, FALCON_Pclarkii_2.0, whole genome shotgun sequence genomic window:
- the LOC138352552 gene encoding uncharacterized protein isoform X1, giving the protein MAIFALLFLGCIAQIQGQAYQPYGTHAPLPVVTPTTSTVTTETTLTHTLRETTTSDVWVTEQTAITLTVTQTTTQWEFVPQQPQTVTSVIRVTSTPVVLVTATVGVYPVSTMVSVYSQFVTTTDTVKYWQTITHVAVTHEIQTVPVVSTQELVQDIVTTVTQIVTTTVTSTTARYYA; this is encoded by the exons ATGGCGATATTTGCTCTACTCTTCCTCGGTTGTATCGCCCAG ATCCAGGGTCAGGCGTACCAACCTTACGGCACCCACGCGCCCCTGCCAGTCGTCACCCCCACAACCTCCACCGTCACCACTGAG ACTACCTTGACCCACACTCTGCGGGAGACTacaacctctgacgtctgggttaCTGAGCAGACGGCGATTACCCTGACAGTCACCCAGACAACCACCCAATGGGAGTTTGTTCCCCAGCAGCCACAGACGGTGACCTCTGTGATAAGGGTCACCTCCACACCGGTAGTGTTAGTGACGGCTACAGTGGGGGTCTACCCAGTGAGCACAATGGTCTCCGTCTACAGTCAGTTTGTTACCACAACAGATACTGTTAAATACTGGCAGACCATCACCCATGTGGCTGTCACTCACGAG ATCCAGACGGTCCCTGTGGTATCTACACAAGAACTCGTGCAGGATATAGTAACTACCGTCACCCAAATAGTAACTACTACGGTTACTTCCACCACCGCCAGATACTATGCTTAA
- the LOC138352552 gene encoding uncharacterized protein isoform X2, whose amino-acid sequence MAIFALLFLGCIAQTTLTHTLRETTTSDVWVTEQTAITLTVTQTTTQWEFVPQQPQTVTSVIRVTSTPVVLVTATVGVYPVSTMVSVYSQFVTTTDTVKYWQTITHVAVTHEIQTVPVVSTQELVQDIVTTVTQIVTTTVTSTTARYYA is encoded by the exons ATGGCGATATTTGCTCTACTCTTCCTCGGTTGTATCGCCCAG ACTACCTTGACCCACACTCTGCGGGAGACTacaacctctgacgtctgggttaCTGAGCAGACGGCGATTACCCTGACAGTCACCCAGACAACCACCCAATGGGAGTTTGTTCCCCAGCAGCCACAGACGGTGACCTCTGTGATAAGGGTCACCTCCACACCGGTAGTGTTAGTGACGGCTACAGTGGGGGTCTACCCAGTGAGCACAATGGTCTCCGTCTACAGTCAGTTTGTTACCACAACAGATACTGTTAAATACTGGCAGACCATCACCCATGTGGCTGTCACTCACGAG ATCCAGACGGTCCCTGTGGTATCTACACAAGAACTCGTGCAGGATATAGTAACTACCGTCACCCAAATAGTAACTACTACGGTTACTTCCACCACCGCCAGATACTATGCTTAA